A stretch of the Peromyscus leucopus breed LL Stock chromosome 10, UCI_PerLeu_2.1, whole genome shotgun sequence genome encodes the following:
- the LOC114695742 gene encoding probable RNA-binding protein 18, translated as MKAETKTLPLENASILSEGSLQEGHRLWIGNLDPKIMEYHLLKLLQKFGKVKQFDFLFHKSGALEGQPRGYCFVNFETKQEAQQAIQCLNGKLALSKKLVVRWAHAQVKRYDHNKNDKILPISLEPSSSTEPTPSNLSVTTKIKAIEAKLKMMAENPDAEYPAAPLYSYFKPPDKKRTTPYSRTAWKSRR; from the coding sequence ATGAAAGCAGAAACCAAAACCCTCCCCCTGGAGAACGCATCCATCCTTTCAGAGGGCTCTCTACAGGAAGGACACCGATTATGGATTGGCAACCTGGACCCCAAAATCATGGAATACCACCTCCTCAAGCTCCTCCAGAAGTTTGGCAAAGTGAAGCAATTTGACTTCCTTTTCCACAAGTCGGGTGCTTTGGAGGGCCAGCCCCGAGGGTACTGTTTTGTTAACTTTGAAACTAAGCAGGAAGCACAACAAGCCATCCAGTGTCTCAATGGCAAGCTGGCACTGTCTAAGAAGCTGGTGGTACGATGGGCTCACGCTCAAGTCAAGAGATATGATCATAACAAGAATGATAAAATCCTTCCCATCAGCCTTGAGCCATCCTCAAGCACTGAACCTACTCCATCTAACCTCAGTGTCACTACAAAGATCAAAGCCATTGAAGCGAAGCTGAAAATGATGGCAGAGAACCCTGACGCAGAGTACCCGGCCGCACCCCTTTATTCCTACTTCAAACCACCAGATAAGAAAAGGACTACTCCTTACTCTAGAACAGCCTGGAAGTCTCGAAGATGA